The Mesorhizobium koreense genome includes a window with the following:
- a CDS encoding DUF3309 family protein, with the protein MTLGTILIIILILILLGAVPSWPYSRGWGYGPSGIVGIILVILIILVLLGRI; encoded by the coding sequence ATGACACTCGGCACAATACTGATCATCATCCTTATCCTCATCCTGCTCGGCGCGGTGCCGAGCTGGCCTTATTCCCGCGGCTGGGGCTACGGGCCGTCGGGTATCGTCGGCATCATCCTGGTCATTCTCATCATCCTGGTCCTGCTCGGCAGGATATGA
- a CDS encoding NAD-dependent epimerase/dehydratase family protein, which produces MTKIAVLGARGRIGRAVAKAFIDAGYEVRGVTRDGKLPEELAGAIGVAADALDRNSLIAATEGVDIVFNGLSPVYSDWSTCLPMAENVMGACAENGALHLFPGTVYNFGSPIPAIITEDTPQNPTTEKGRIRVAMEELFRREAEADRVHTAILRAGDFFGGKGTGAWFDLVVASKFGKGVYTAPGKVDLVHEWAYLPDLAAAFVALADNRDKLGAFECFNFADHAVTDLAMKAAAQSALGECLELASMPWWVLRLGSPFNPMWKAIVSMSYLRFEPHRLAPGRLADIVGHVPHTSLEKAVAGAIADLGIVPEKRRLAA; this is translated from the coding sequence ATGACCAAGATCGCTGTTCTAGGTGCACGCGGCCGGATCGGCCGGGCCGTCGCCAAGGCCTTCATCGATGCCGGCTACGAAGTCCGCGGCGTTACGCGCGACGGAAAATTGCCGGAAGAACTCGCCGGCGCCATCGGCGTCGCCGCCGACGCGCTCGATCGCAATTCGCTCATCGCGGCCACCGAAGGCGTCGACATCGTCTTCAACGGGCTCTCCCCGGTATATTCGGACTGGAGCACCTGCCTGCCCATGGCGGAAAACGTCATGGGCGCCTGTGCGGAGAACGGTGCGCTGCATCTTTTTCCAGGCACGGTCTATAATTTCGGCTCGCCGATCCCGGCGATCATCACGGAAGACACGCCCCAGAACCCGACGACCGAAAAGGGCCGTATCCGTGTCGCCATGGAGGAACTGTTCCGCCGTGAGGCCGAGGCCGACCGCGTCCACACCGCTATCCTCCGCGCCGGAGATTTCTTCGGCGGCAAGGGCACCGGCGCGTGGTTCGACCTGGTTGTGGCGTCGAAGTTCGGGAAGGGCGTCTATACCGCGCCCGGTAAGGTAGACCTCGTCCATGAATGGGCCTATCTCCCCGATCTCGCCGCCGCCTTCGTCGCGCTCGCCGACAATCGCGACAAACTCGGCGCGTTCGAGTGCTTCAATTTCGCCGATCATGCCGTGACCGACCTTGCGATGAAGGCGGCGGCGCAGAGTGCGCTCGGCGAATGTCTCGAACTGGCCTCGATGCCCTGGTGGGTTCTGAGGCTCGGCAGCCCCTTCAATCCGATGTGGAAGGCTATCGTCTCGATGTCCTATCTGCGCTTCGAGCCGCACCGGCTCGCGCCGGGAAGGCTCGCCGATATCGTCGGCCACGTCCCGCACACCTCGCTTGAAAAGGCGGTTGCGGGAGCGATAGCCGATCTGGGGATCGTCCCTGAAAAGAGAAGGCTCGCCGCCTGA
- a CDS encoding LysR family transcriptional regulator, whose amino-acid sequence MQELDWNLIRSFVAVAQTGSLSAAARQLGGSQPTLGRHVAELERATGLKLFRRGRAGYELTDDGLALLARAEEVSDRANAFMRTALGASTEAVSGTVRIAASEVVSAYVLPPMIARLGEAEPSIEIEIVASNQVENLLRRDADIAIRMVEPAQQDLIARRVTDIPLCACAAISYLDRRGRPRSVEELPSYDLIGFDRSSIVIDAFGALGIRLDRHAFRFRADNQIVGWEAVRAGNGIGFGQLPLAVRDPQVEVILPDMSLPALPVWLAMHRDVRTSARIRRVVDFLFAELKRYTDI is encoded by the coding sequence ATGCAGGAACTCGACTGGAACCTAATCCGAAGCTTTGTCGCCGTCGCGCAGACCGGCAGCCTGTCGGCGGCCGCACGGCAATTGGGCGGAAGCCAGCCGACGCTTGGACGTCACGTCGCGGAACTGGAGCGGGCGACCGGGCTCAAGCTCTTCCGGCGCGGCCGCGCGGGCTACGAACTGACCGATGACGGGCTGGCGCTGCTGGCGCGGGCGGAAGAGGTGTCGGACCGGGCGAACGCTTTCATGCGGACGGCGCTCGGCGCCTCGACGGAAGCGGTATCCGGCACGGTGCGTATCGCGGCGAGCGAGGTGGTTTCCGCCTATGTGCTGCCGCCGATGATCGCGCGGCTCGGCGAGGCGGAACCGTCGATCGAGATCGAGATCGTCGCCAGCAACCAGGTCGAGAACCTGCTCCGCCGCGATGCCGATATCGCCATCCGCATGGTCGAGCCGGCGCAGCAGGACCTAATTGCACGCAGGGTGACGGACATTCCGCTTTGCGCCTGCGCGGCGATTTCCTATCTTGATCGGCGCGGCCGGCCGAGATCCGTCGAGGAACTGCCCTCGTACGATCTGATCGGCTTCGATCGCAGTTCCATCGTCATCGACGCGTTCGGCGCGCTCGGCATCAGGCTCGACCGGCACGCCTTCCGTTTCCGCGCCGACAACCAGATCGTCGGCTGGGAGGCGGTGCGCGCCGGCAACGGCATCGGCTTCGGCCAGCTTCCGCTTGCCGTGAGGGACCCGCAAGTGGAGGTGATCCTGCCCGACATGTCTTTGCCGGCCCTGCCGGTCTGGCTCGCCATGCATCGGGATGTGCGAACATCCGCGCGCATAAGGCGTGTCGTGGATTTCCTTTTCGCCGAACTGAAGCGCTACACGGATATTTGA
- a CDS encoding MFS transporter, which produces MDAPNSTALAVRGRWSVAAVFLVNGFLVGSWAPQIPGFLARLQITEFTLGLLILLFGLGALTAMPWCGTLIGRFGSRRVIEIFGAVAVFGLLLIVLAPDVPLAAPALFLFGATVGGMDVAMNANAVEVERRLRRAVMSSSHGFWSLGGFAGGGLGGLLIKDGGALPHAIIVTVLAIIVFIFATRGLVTETKPTIRQRFRFSPPKNPAVYLIGIMALFSMIPEGAVLDWAALYLKQELGAGIATAGLAFAAFSGTMALMRFAGDAVRNRFGAVATLRVSALIAATGMLVGGFAPSAWVAVFAFAFSGFGIANMVPIAFSAAGNQPGLSPGVGLSTVTVMGYSGILLAPSIIGFIGQHVGFSPAFIGVSVLLIVVFLMAGLARAADMPAVSV; this is translated from the coding sequence ATGGATGCTCCCAACTCGACCGCCCTGGCTGTCCGTGGCCGCTGGTCAGTCGCCGCGGTCTTTCTGGTCAACGGCTTTTTGGTCGGGAGCTGGGCGCCCCAGATTCCGGGGTTCCTCGCGCGTCTCCAGATCACCGAATTCACGCTCGGCCTTCTGATCCTCCTGTTCGGGCTCGGAGCGCTCACCGCCATGCCCTGGTGCGGCACGCTGATCGGCCGTTTCGGCTCGCGCCGCGTCATCGAGATATTCGGCGCGGTCGCCGTCTTCGGCCTGCTTCTGATTGTGCTCGCACCGGACGTTCCGCTTGCTGCGCCGGCGCTCTTCCTCTTCGGGGCGACGGTCGGCGGCATGGATGTCGCCATGAACGCCAACGCCGTCGAGGTCGAGCGGAGGTTGCGGCGCGCGGTAATGTCGTCCTCGCACGGTTTCTGGAGCCTCGGCGGCTTTGCCGGCGGCGGGCTGGGCGGCCTTCTCATCAAGGATGGCGGCGCGCTGCCGCACGCCATCATCGTCACGGTTCTTGCGATTATCGTGTTCATCTTCGCCACACGCGGCCTTGTCACGGAAACGAAGCCCACCATCCGCCAGAGATTCCGCTTTTCCCCGCCCAAAAACCCCGCCGTCTATCTCATCGGCATCATGGCGCTCTTCTCCATGATCCCGGAGGGTGCGGTGCTCGACTGGGCAGCACTCTACCTGAAGCAGGAACTCGGCGCCGGCATAGCGACCGCCGGCCTCGCCTTTGCCGCCTTCTCCGGCACGATGGCGCTGATGCGTTTCGCGGGGGACGCAGTACGCAACCGCTTCGGCGCGGTGGCGACCTTGCGTGTCTCGGCGCTGATCGCGGCGACCGGCATGCTCGTCGGCGGCTTCGCGCCTAGCGCGTGGGTCGCCGTGTTTGCCTTTGCCTTCTCCGGCTTCGGCATCGCCAATATGGTGCCGATCGCCTTTTCAGCGGCCGGCAACCAGCCCGGCCTGTCGCCCGGCGTGGGGCTCAGCACGGTTACCGTGATGGGCTATTCCGGCATCCTGCTCGCGCCGTCGATCATCGGCTTCATCGGCCAGCATGTCGGCTTCTCGCCGGCCTTCATCGGCGTCTCGGTGCTGCTGATCGTCGTCTTCCTCATGGCCGGGCTTGCCCGCGCCGCCGATATGCCGGCGGTGTCGGTCTGA
- a CDS encoding M24 family metallopeptidase: MIPLPFERGEYRRRLQAIREEMARRGLDLLIVNDVANQHYITGYDGWSFYTPQMALVPLADEEPVWIGRAMDAAGGVLTAWMKPENVVGFPEDHVQQPDRHPMDWIAGWIGKKGWGRGNIGIEMEAYYYSAKAHERLTAGLPNATFHDASLIVNWVRAVKSDAEIAYLRKAARLAEGAVSAAYEIIEPGVRECDAIAGIQAAQIAGSPDFAGDITALPPTILGGENASAPHIMWSDRRFGANETVALELAGAVRRYTAGLARTLQLGPTPAKVAETGKAVIEGMDAVLGTIRPGAAAEEVEAAWRKVIQRYGLKKESRIGYSIGVAYPPDWGEHTISLRPGDRTILESGNVLHSILGMWMDGWGIEVSETILVTADGCETLTKFPRKIHVKS, translated from the coding sequence ATGATCCCATTGCCCTTCGAACGCGGTGAGTACCGCCGCAGGCTTCAGGCCATCCGCGAAGAGATGGCGCGTCGTGGTCTCGACCTCCTGATCGTCAACGACGTCGCCAACCAGCATTACATTACCGGCTACGACGGATGGTCCTTCTATACGCCGCAGATGGCCCTGGTGCCGCTTGCCGACGAGGAGCCCGTCTGGATAGGCCGCGCCATGGACGCCGCCGGCGGGGTGCTGACGGCATGGATGAAACCGGAAAACGTCGTCGGCTTCCCGGAAGACCATGTCCAGCAACCCGACCGACATCCGATGGACTGGATCGCCGGCTGGATCGGGAAGAAAGGCTGGGGGCGCGGCAATATCGGCATCGAGATGGAAGCCTATTACTATTCGGCGAAGGCCCATGAGCGACTGACGGCCGGCCTGCCCAACGCCACTTTCCACGACGCCAGCCTCATCGTGAACTGGGTTCGCGCCGTCAAGTCGGATGCCGAGATCGCCTATCTGCGCAAGGCCGCGCGGCTCGCCGAGGGGGCTGTCAGCGCCGCCTACGAGATAATCGAGCCGGGCGTGCGCGAATGCGACGCCATCGCGGGCATACAGGCGGCGCAGATCGCCGGCTCGCCGGATTTCGCCGGCGACATCACCGCCCTGCCGCCGACCATACTTGGCGGCGAGAACGCATCCGCGCCGCACATCATGTGGAGCGACCGCCGCTTCGGCGCGAACGAGACCGTCGCGCTGGAACTGGCCGGCGCCGTACGCCGATACACGGCGGGCCTCGCGCGCACGCTTCAGCTCGGCCCCACGCCGGCAAAGGTCGCGGAGACGGGCAAGGCGGTTATCGAAGGAATGGACGCCGTGCTCGGGACCATCCGGCCGGGTGCAGCGGCGGAGGAGGTCGAGGCCGCGTGGCGCAAGGTCATCCAGCGCTACGGCCTGAAAAAGGAATCGCGCATCGGCTACTCGATCGGCGTCGCCTATCCCCCGGACTGGGGCGAGCACACGATCAGCCTGCGGCCGGGCGACAGGACGATCCTCGAGTCGGGCAACGTCCTGCATTCCATCCTCGGCATGTGGATGGATGGCTGGGGGATCGAAGTGAGCGAGACGATCCTCGTCACCGCCGACGGATGTGAAACGCTGACCAAATTCCCGCGCAAGATCCATGTCAAATCCTGA
- the pyc gene encoding pyruvate carboxylase, whose product MPIAKILVANRSEIAIRVFRAANELGLKTVAIWAEEDKYSLHRFKADESYQVGRGPHLTADLGPIESYLSIPEIMRVAKLSSADAVHPGYGLLSESPEFAEACAENGLVFIGPKPQTMRRLGNKVAARNLAMEVGVPVIPATEPLPDDPSEIARMAEAIGYPMMLKASWGGGGRGMRVIRSEADLSREVMEGKREAKAAFGKDEVYLEKLVERARHVEVQILGDTHGNIVHLFERDCSIQRRNQKVVERAPAPYLNDAERQELSGHALKIAGATSYIGAGTVEFLMDADTGKCYFIEVNPRIQVEHTVTEEVTGIDIVKAQIRILDGFAIGTPESGVPPQGEIRLNGNALQCRITTEDPEQNFIPDYGRITAYRGATGFGIRLDGGTAYSGAVITRYYDPLLEKVTAWAPTAREAISRMHRALREFRIRGVATNLTFLEAIITHPKFRANDYTTRFIDETPELFTRVKRQDRATKLLNYLADVTVNGHPETRGRPKPKADAAPPIIPWFTGPIPDGTKQKLDALGPEKFAAWLREQKQALVTDTTMRDGHQSLLATRVRTYDIARIAGTYARALPELLSLECWGGATFDVAMRFLTEDPWERLALIREKAPNILLQMLLRGANGVGYTNYPDNVVKHFVQQAAAGGIDLFRVFDCLNWVENMRVAMDAVGAEGKLIEAAMCYTGDILDPERAKYDLKYYVGLTKELEAAGAHIIAVKDMAGLLKPAAARVLFKALREETDLPIHFHTHDTSGIAGATVLAAVEAGVDAIDAAMDALSGNTSQPCLGSIVEALKGSERDPGLDMNWVRRISFYWEAVRNQYAAFENDLKGPASEVYLHEMPGGQFTNLKEQARALGLETRWHEVAKAYQDVNLMFGDIVKVTPSSKVVGDMALMMVSQDLTVADVENPERDIAFPDSVVAMLRGDLGQPPGGWPKALQKKVLKGAEPNTARPGSLLAEADLSAKRTEAEEKVGRELSEAEFASWLMYPKVFSDFAAAIAEYGPVSVLPTPVYFYGMAPEDEIFVDIERGKTLVIRCLALGDVDDKGMGTVFFELNGQPRRVKVPDRIRGASAARERRKAEPGNETHVGAPMPGVVSALAVVAGQKVAAGDVLLSIEAMKMETALHAERDGAIAEVLVKSGDQIDAKDLLIVYG is encoded by the coding sequence GTGCCGATCGCCAAAATCCTCGTCGCCAACCGCTCCGAGATCGCCATCCGCGTGTTTCGGGCGGCCAACGAACTCGGCCTGAAGACGGTCGCGATCTGGGCGGAGGAGGACAAATATTCGCTGCATCGCTTCAAGGCCGACGAGAGCTACCAGGTTGGGCGCGGGCCGCATCTGACAGCCGATCTCGGGCCCATCGAAAGCTATCTGTCGATCCCCGAAATCATGCGCGTGGCGAAACTGTCGAGTGCGGACGCCGTCCATCCCGGCTACGGGCTCCTTTCGGAAAGCCCCGAATTCGCCGAGGCCTGCGCCGAAAACGGTCTCGTCTTCATCGGTCCGAAGCCCCAGACCATGCGACGCCTCGGCAACAAGGTCGCTGCGCGCAACCTGGCAATGGAGGTCGGCGTCCCGGTGATACCGGCGACCGAGCCCCTGCCGGACGACCCTTCGGAAATCGCGCGGATGGCCGAAGCGATCGGCTATCCCATGATGCTGAAGGCCTCCTGGGGCGGCGGCGGGCGCGGCATGCGCGTCATCCGGTCCGAAGCCGATCTTTCCCGCGAGGTCATGGAAGGCAAGCGCGAGGCGAAGGCTGCCTTCGGCAAGGACGAGGTCTATCTGGAAAAGCTGGTCGAGCGCGCCCGCCATGTCGAGGTCCAGATCCTCGGCGACACGCACGGTAACATCGTCCATCTCTTCGAGCGCGACTGCTCCATCCAGCGCCGCAACCAGAAGGTCGTCGAGCGCGCGCCGGCGCCCTACCTGAACGACGCCGAGCGCCAGGAACTCTCCGGCCACGCGCTGAAGATCGCCGGGGCGACGAGCTATATCGGCGCCGGCACGGTCGAGTTCCTCATGGATGCCGACACCGGCAAGTGCTATTTCATCGAGGTCAATCCGCGCATCCAGGTCGAGCACACGGTGACCGAGGAAGTGACCGGTATCGACATCGTCAAGGCGCAGATCCGCATCCTCGACGGCTTCGCCATCGGCACGCCCGAATCCGGCGTGCCGCCGCAGGGCGAGATCAGGTTGAACGGCAACGCGTTGCAGTGCCGTATCACGACCGAGGACCCGGAGCAGAACTTCATCCCCGATTACGGCCGCATCACCGCTTACCGCGGCGCGACCGGCTTCGGCATAAGGCTTGACGGCGGCACCGCCTATTCGGGCGCCGTCATCACGCGCTACTATGACCCGCTGCTCGAAAAGGTGACCGCATGGGCGCCGACCGCGCGCGAGGCGATCTCGCGTATGCACCGGGCGCTCCGCGAGTTCCGCATCCGCGGCGTCGCCACCAACCTGACCTTCCTCGAAGCGATCATCACCCACCCGAAATTCCGCGCGAACGACTATACGACGCGCTTCATCGACGAGACGCCGGAACTTTTCACGCGGGTGAAGCGGCAGGACCGCGCCACCAAGCTGTTGAATTATCTCGCCGACGTGACCGTGAACGGCCATCCCGAGACGCGCGGTCGCCCCAAGCCCAAGGCGGACGCCGCGCCACCAATCATCCCCTGGTTCACCGGACCAATCCCGGACGGCACGAAGCAGAAGCTCGACGCGCTCGGCCCTGAAAAATTCGCCGCCTGGCTGCGCGAGCAGAAGCAGGCTCTGGTCACCGACACCACCATGCGCGACGGCCACCAGTCGCTTCTGGCGACGAGGGTGCGCACCTACGACATAGCCCGCATCGCCGGCACCTATGCCCGCGCCCTGCCCGAGCTCCTGTCGCTCGAATGCTGGGGAGGCGCCACCTTCGACGTCGCCATGCGCTTCCTGACCGAAGACCCGTGGGAACGGCTGGCGCTGATCCGCGAGAAGGCGCCCAACATCCTGCTGCAGATGCTTTTGCGCGGGGCCAATGGCGTCGGCTACACCAACTATCCCGACAATGTCGTGAAGCATTTCGTGCAGCAGGCGGCTGCCGGCGGCATCGATCTCTTCCGCGTCTTCGACTGCCTGAACTGGGTCGAGAACATGCGCGTCGCCATGGACGCCGTCGGCGCCGAGGGCAAGTTGATCGAGGCGGCGATGTGCTACACCGGCGACATCCTCGATCCGGAGCGCGCCAAATATGATCTGAAATACTATGTCGGGCTGACCAAGGAACTGGAGGCCGCCGGCGCCCACATCATCGCGGTGAAGGACATGGCAGGGCTGTTGAAGCCTGCGGCCGCGCGCGTCCTTTTCAAGGCGCTGCGCGAGGAAACCGATCTTCCCATCCACTTCCATACACATGACACGTCCGGCATCGCCGGCGCTACCGTGCTCGCGGCGGTAGAGGCGGGCGTCGACGCGATCGATGCCGCGATGGATGCGCTCTCGGGCAATACCTCCCAGCCCTGCCTCGGCTCGATCGTCGAGGCGCTGAAGGGGAGCGAACGCGACCCCGGCCTTGATATGAACTGGGTGCGCCGCATCTCCTTCTACTGGGAGGCCGTGCGCAACCAATACGCCGCCTTCGAGAACGACCTGAAGGGGCCGGCCTCGGAAGTCTATCTGCACGAGATGCCCGGCGGCCAGTTCACCAATCTGAAGGAGCAGGCGCGCGCGCTCGGCCTGGAGACGCGCTGGCACGAGGTCGCAAAGGCGTATCAGGACGTGAACCTTATGTTCGGCGACATCGTCAAGGTGACGCCCTCCTCCAAGGTCGTGGGCGACATGGCGCTGATGATGGTGAGCCAGGATCTGACCGTCGCCGATGTCGAGAACCCGGAGCGCGACATCGCCTTCCCGGATTCGGTCGTCGCCATGCTGCGCGGCGATCTCGGCCAGCCGCCCGGCGGGTGGCCGAAGGCACTGCAGAAGAAGGTCCTGAAGGGTGCCGAACCGAATACCGCGCGCCCCGGCTCGCTTCTTGCCGAAGCCGACCTTTCCGCCAAGCGCACCGAGGCGGAGGAGAAGGTCGGCCGCGAGCTCAGCGAAGCCGAGTTCGCCTCCTGGCTGATGTACCCGAAGGTCTTCTCCGATTTCGCCGCCGCGATAGCGGAATACGGTCCGGTCTCCGTGCTGCCCACGCCCGTCTATTTCTACGGCATGGCGCCGGAGGACGAGATCTTCGTCGATATCGAGAGGGGCAAGACGCTGGTCATCCGCTGCCTCGCGCTCGGCGACGTCGACGACAAGGGCATGGGCACCGTCTTCTTCGAGTTGAACGGCCAGCCCCGCCGCGTCAAGGTGCCGGACCGCATCCGTGGCGCGTCCGCCGCGCGCGAGCGGCGCAAGGCCGAACCCGGCAACGAAACGCATGTCGGCGCGCCGATGCCGGGCGTCGTCTCCGCGCTCGCCGTGGTCGCCGGGCAGAAGGTGGCGGCCGGCGACGTGCTGCTCTCCATCGAAGCCATGAAGATGGAAACCGCCCTCCACGCCGAGCGCGACGGCGCGATCGCCGAAGTGTTGGTCAAGTCTGGCGACCAGATCGACGCCAAGGATCTGCTGATCGTCTACGGGTGA
- a CDS encoding branched-chain amino acid ABC transporter substrate-binding protein translates to MKKVLFAGVALTFAMMSGSAWADITIATAGPMTGQYAAFGAQMKGGAEQAVDDINKKGGVLGQKLKLEVGDDACDPKQAVAVANQFAGEGVVFVAGHFCSGSSIPASAVYADENIIQISPASTNPKFTDERPGPGIFRVCGRDDQQGVVAAKFLMDHFKDKKIAFINDKTAYGKGLADATQQNYEKLGGKPALVESYTAGEKDYTALVSKLKQNNVDVLYVGGYHTEAGLIKRQMVQQGMKTVLVSGDALVTDEYWAITGDAGEGTLMTFSPDPRKNPEAKPVVDELLAAGKSTEGYALYTYAAIQIWAQAVNTAGKTDFDPVVKALNSGDFKTVLGELKFNDHGDVTLPGYVMYKWHDGKYDYYTD, encoded by the coding sequence ATGAAAAAGGTACTTTTTGCGGGCGTCGCCCTCACCTTTGCGATGATGAGCGGCTCGGCCTGGGCCGACATCACCATCGCGACGGCGGGACCGATGACCGGCCAGTATGCCGCCTTCGGCGCGCAGATGAAGGGCGGCGCTGAACAGGCCGTCGACGACATCAACAAGAAGGGTGGCGTTCTCGGCCAGAAGCTCAAGCTCGAGGTCGGCGACGATGCGTGCGACCCGAAGCAGGCTGTCGCGGTCGCCAACCAGTTCGCCGGTGAAGGCGTCGTCTTCGTCGCCGGGCACTTCTGCTCCGGCTCGTCGATCCCCGCTTCGGCGGTCTATGCGGATGAGAACATCATCCAGATTTCGCCGGCTTCGACCAACCCGAAATTCACCGATGAGCGTCCGGGACCGGGCATCTTCCGCGTCTGCGGCCGTGACGACCAGCAGGGCGTTGTCGCCGCGAAGTTCCTGATGGATCACTTCAAGGACAAGAAGATCGCCTTCATCAACGACAAGACCGCCTACGGCAAGGGTCTCGCCGACGCCACCCAGCAGAACTACGAGAAGCTCGGCGGCAAGCCCGCGCTCGTCGAATCCTACACGGCAGGTGAGAAGGACTACACCGCGCTCGTCTCCAAGCTGAAGCAGAACAACGTCGACGTTCTGTATGTCGGCGGCTATCACACCGAAGCCGGCCTTATCAAACGCCAGATGGTTCAGCAGGGCATGAAGACGGTTCTGGTATCCGGCGACGCGCTCGTGACCGACGAGTATTGGGCGATCACCGGCGATGCCGGCGAAGGCACGCTGATGACCTTCTCGCCCGATCCGCGCAAGAACCCGGAAGCGAAGCCCGTCGTGGACGAGTTGCTGGCTGCCGGCAAGAGCACGGAAGGTTATGCGCTCTACACGTATGCCGCGATCCAGATCTGGGCGCAGGCGGTCAATACGGCCGGCAAGACGGATTTCGATCCGGTCGTGAAGGCGCTCAACAGCGGCGATTTCAAGACCGTGCTCGGCGAGCTGAAATTCAACGATCACGGCGACGTCACCCTGCCGGGCTATGTCATGTACAAGTGGCATGACGGCAAGTACGACTACTACACCGACTGA
- a CDS encoding DUF6867 family protein: MVKENALLWEVTFWEFFWITIVLAGGAAYLTGRAVARSWSSGIQLAVYMIMLTAACRFIHFALFHGTLLSIQYYIVDLIVLLIFAFIGRQVTRAKQMTTQYSFDYQRSGAAGWARKT; this comes from the coding sequence ATGGTCAAGGAAAATGCCCTGCTGTGGGAAGTGACGTTCTGGGAGTTCTTCTGGATCACCATCGTGCTGGCGGGCGGCGCGGCCTATCTCACAGGCCGCGCGGTGGCGCGTTCCTGGAGTAGCGGCATCCAATTGGCGGTCTACATGATCATGCTGACGGCTGCGTGCCGGTTCATCCACTTCGCCCTGTTTCACGGCACGCTTCTTTCGATTCAATACTATATCGTCGATCTGATTGTTCTTCTCATCTTCGCTTTCATCGGTCGCCAGGTGACGCGTGCAAAGCAGATGACCACGCAATACAGCTTTGATTACCAGCGCAGCGGAGCTGCCGGCTGGGCGCGCAAAACCTGA
- a CDS encoding ABC transporter ATP-binding protein, whose amino-acid sequence MSENLLSVRGVKTYYGQIMALRGVDVDVNRGEIVTMIGANGAGKSTLMMTICGDPRARFGQITFDGQDITDMPTHEIMRLGIAQSPEGRRIFSRMTVMENLQMGATFVPPENLDEDLRRVFTLFPRLKERASQRGGTLSGGEQQMLAIGRALMSRPKLLLLDEPSLGLAPLVVKQIFEAIRELNQQEGLTVFLVEQNAFHALKLAHRGHVMVNGTITMSGTGKELLKREEVRAAYLEGGRH is encoded by the coding sequence ATGAGCGAAAACCTTCTTTCGGTACGTGGCGTCAAAACCTACTACGGTCAGATCATGGCGCTGCGCGGCGTCGATGTCGATGTCAATCGTGGCGAGATCGTCACCATGATCGGGGCCAACGGCGCCGGCAAATCGACCTTGATGATGACGATCTGCGGCGATCCCCGTGCCCGTTTCGGTCAGATCACCTTTGACGGACAAGACATCACCGATATGCCGACGCACGAGATCATGCGGCTCGGCATCGCCCAGTCGCCCGAGGGGCGGCGGATATTCTCGCGCATGACCGTGATGGAGAACCTCCAGATGGGCGCCACATTTGTGCCGCCGGAGAATCTCGATGAGGATCTGCGGCGCGTTTTCACGCTGTTCCCGCGCCTGAAGGAACGCGCCAGCCAGCGCGGCGGCACGCTTTCGGGCGGGGAGCAGCAGATGCTCGCCATCGGCCGCGCCTTGATGAGCCGGCCCAAGCTGCTTCTCCTGGATGAACCCTCGCTCGGGCTTGCGCCACTGGTGGTGAAGCAGATTTTCGAGGCGATCCGCGAACTCAACCAGCAGGAAGGGCTCACCGTTTTCCTCGTCGAGCAGAATGCATTTCATGCGCTCAAGCTTGCGCATCGGGGCCACGTCATGGTGAACGGCACCATCACCATGAGCGGCACCGGCAAGGAGCTTCTGAAGCGCGAGGAAGTCCGCGCTGCCTATCTTGAAGGCGGCAGGCACTGA